The following are encoded together in the Penicillium digitatum chromosome 3, complete sequence genome:
- a CDS encoding Zn(2)-C6 fungal-type DNA-binding domain: MVDPFHNYNGLASTAPRSVRKKFAKPPVKVACLPCRASRTRCGGQMPCANCVSKDRECSYLPSKRGGPRKKKKKSSLSPEQESRHDDALYNAIPSPPEFEETPGMFNQIDELSLPGAGLRHLDFQSEIPSMFQSFFTGDGSQSHMQVPLITPPLNNAQPFVRTYGSEPEILNAYYDFIHNYFPILPPRASPPCRDRPLNCSVPCSSTSEPTMMYRPRSPLSLALSAVLALIPHPSDLEPSSAASVLQRRTYAHTFAQLAHSTIETECDLDVSSTDPGQALSAARPFVGRERFHSQTPVDYECLLALLVLSVYEYSQRGNLLKMRYRAGQALAIALDKSLHAQNGNDEFSEARRRAWWMTYYCVMQGSIVSTTMPAIVINDPQFTTPYPSFSSDTEGWAIFIQAQQVLVSATQFIGDLNKCLSSQSGMYYMFERMQQLDAWTHSVIAQAELLPLLPQASDFGDHNESITAQSIRAISRIKLSSAQIKTHRFRAFSDIPLFIKRHCDLTAANQNNAATTVSTKPSGIHNVTCSCSNLSNFERAASTEYMTPSESSTSSDIHPGISSYAPQYSQYPFAPGFPYSTQQSAKICLHASLVISRMFHSLPVPQPLLDPQQQQGRTLPRTMPSFACCLMQSSYAMFMIYYKARVAKQLAPDSPGNEQGGGDSTGQLIEELRQGLERIIGAVSNYSIAFEALDGMRDEIEGAYKTAFQLASA, encoded by the exons ATGGTCGACCCTTTTCACAATTATAACGGGCTGGCCTCGACGGCGCCTCGGTCGGTTCGCAAGAAGTTTGCTAAACCACCAGTTAAGGTAGCCTGTCTGCCTTG TCGGGCTTCGAGAACACGATGTGGCGGCCAGATGCCATGCGCAAAT TGCGTGAGCAAAGACAGGGAATGTTCTTATTTACCTAGCAAACGAGGCGGGCCAcgcaaaaagaagaagaagtcctcCTTATCACCAGAACAGGAATCGAGACATGACGATGCTCTGTATAATGCTATTCCCTCCCCCCCGGAGTTTGAAGAAA CACCGGGAATGTTCAACCAGATTGATGAACTCTCTCTGCCTGGCGCAGGTTTGAGACATCTAGATTTCCAATCTGAAATTCCCTCCATGTTCCAAAGCTTCTTCACTGGTGATGGTAGCCAGTCGCACATGCAGGTGCCTTTGATTACACCACCCCTGAATAACGCTCAACCTTTCGTAAGGACGTATGGAAGCGAGCCTGAGAT ATTAAATGCCTACTACGACTTTATTCACAACTATTTCCCCATTCTTCCGCCACGGGCATCACCACCATGCCGAGATCGGCCGTTGAACTGCTCTGTCCCATGTTCGAGTACATCTGAACCAACGATGATGTACCGGCCCCGGTCACCTCTAAGTCTTGCACTATCTGCAGTCTTGGCGCTGATTCCGCATCCAAGTGATCTTGAGCCATCGTCCGCGGCGTCTGTTCTGCAGCGCAGAACGTATGCGCATACATTCGCCCAACTGGCCCATTCAACAATCGAAACGGAGTGTGATCTTGATGTGTCCTCCACTGATCCCGGACAGGCATTGTCTGCCGCACGTCCTTTTGTTGGTCGGGAAAGATTCCACTCGCAAACTCCGGTGGACTATGAGTGCCTCCTGGCTCTCTTGGTACTTTCAGTTTATGAATACTCCCAACGCGGCAACTTGCTCAAGATGCGATATCGTGCTGGCCAGGCTCTTGCGATTGCTTTGGACAAGTCACTTCATGCTCAAAACGGGAATGATGAATTTTCGGAGGCGCGACGGAGAGCCTGGTGGATGACG TATTATTGTGTAATGCAAGGATCTATTGTTAGCACTACG ATGCCTGCCATTGTCATCAATGACCCGCAGTTCACGACTCCATATCCATCGTTTTCATCAGACACTGAG GGTTGGGCTATTTTTATACAAGCCCAACAAGTGCTTGTGTCAGCAACTCAGTTTATTGGGGATCtgaacaaatgcctctcGTCCCAATCAGGGATGTACTATATGTTCGAACGAATGCAGCAACTGGATGCCTGGACCCACTCCGTGATTGCACAAGCGGAGCTACTCCCCCTTCTACCCCAGGCATCCGATTTCGGCGATCACAACGAATCCATAACAGCACAAAGCATACGCGCAATATCCAGAATAAAGCTATCCAG TGCACAAATCAAAACGCACCGCTTCCGAGCCTTTTCGGACATCCCCCTGTTCATCAAAAGGCATTGCGACCTGACAGCAGCAAACCAAAACAACGCCGCTACAACCGTCAGCACCAAACCCTCTGGCATCCACAACGTCACCTGCTCCTGCTCAAACCTAAGCAACTTTGAACGAGCAGCCTCGACAGAATACATGACTCCATCCGAATCCTCTACTTCATCGGACATCCACCCGGGAATCAGTTCGTACGCGCCCCAGTACTCACAATATCCCTTCGCACCCGGGTTCCCCTACAGCACACAGCAGTCCGCGAAGATCTGTCTTCATGCCTCACTCGTCATCTCCCGCATGTTCCACAGTCTGCCCGTCCCACAGCCTCTCTTAGATCCCCAACAGCAGCAGGGCCGCACGTTACCCCGGACCATGCCCTCTTTCGCATGCTGTCTGATGCAAAGTAGCTATGCCATGTTCATGATCTACTACAAGGCACGCGTGGCGAAGCAGCTTGCGCCTGACAGCCCGGGTAATGAGCAAGGCGGGGGGGATTCG
- a CDS encoding EPS15 homology (EH), translating to MNGEAASANQRLGVARNDALQGATLAFQHSRDSSPNVKARSSATAVMASDYRPLAHQRTGSDAPEVGSVKDKIGRLARPLSPPASTFSSVRGRSSATALSSASQIAARLAASRSPARDTSAPPTTARLGAGAVRSASQVPPSLEKRQLPAPTPLRSIQGSHNPLDRMLHENGLKSDSHLPIYGRSSPQQSRTTLEDQDSREPSPGPSIESRGSSLPADEPKPKLPPRVPPSRGSMRNHGVVAVRRPSTPSEVSVSSQSHTTSTSSIIDDSIGMSEESLSNAIIASSLASARASPSIRAPPPLPPQRRGARSILHLAHQSQSHLPRTPSPPKSMPMTLRGRPKPTDADHRKHRNPLHKHPHKHKEGDRKRWRREVTEKERKRYEGVWASNKGLLIPPDPSGTGPWPPNASDMVFNLVVREIWSRSRLPEMILEQVWDLVDHQNIGLLVREEFVVGMWLIDQFLKGHKLPVQVRDSVWDSVRYAAGIKLPLGKGKAHA from the coding sequence ATGAATGGCGAGGCCGCTTCCGCGAACCAGCGGTTGGGTGTGGCCCGGAATGACGCTCTACAAGGCGCCACGCTTGCATTCCAACACTCCAGGGATTCCTCACCCAATGTGAAGGCTAGATCTTCTGCTACTGCTGTAATGGCAAGCGATTATCGCCCTCTGGCTCATCAGAGGACTGGATCCGACGCCCCCGAAGTGGGCTCTGTAAAGGATAAGATCGGGAGATTGGCCAGACCACTGTCACCTCCAGCCAGTACATTTTCAAGTGTGAGGGGACGAAGTTCAGCCACCGCTCTCTCCTCGGCCTCCCAAATTGCCGCACGGCTCGCTGCATCAAGGTCCCCTGCACGGGACACCAGTGCTCCGCCGACAACTGCCAGACTTGGCGCAGGTGCAGTACGAAGCGCGAGCCAGGTTCCACCCTCACTAGAAAAGCGACAGCTGCCAGCACCGACACCTCTTCGCTCGATACAGGGGAGCCATAATCCCTTAGATCGCATGCTGCACGAAAATGGCTTAAAATCTGACTCGCATCTGCCTATCTACGGGCGCTCCTCACCCCAGCAATCTAGGACAACTCTAGAAGATCAGGATAGTCGAGAACCAAGCCCCGGCCCCTCCATAGAGTCTCGCGGTTCTTCTTTACCGGCAGATGAGCCGAAACCCAAGCTTCCACCGCGTGTGCCTCCATCACGAGGGTCTATGAGAAACCATGGAGTTGTTGCAGTACGCCGACCCTCGACACCGAGCGAGGTATCTGTATCAAGCCAGTCACATACGACAAGCACCTCCAGCATAATAGACGACTCCATTGGCATGAGTGAGGAATCCCTTTCCAATGCAATTATTGCCTCCTCCCTGGCATCAGCACGAGCGTCCCCATCTATCAGAGCTCCCCCGCCACTTCCTCCGCAGCGACGAGGGGCACGATCCATTCTACATTTGGCACACCAATCCCAGAGTCATCTACCAAGGACGCCAAGTCCACCGAAGAGCATGCCGATGACCCTACGCGGCAGGCCGAAACCCACCGATGCCGACCACCGAAAACACAGAAACCCCCTGCACAAACACCCCCACAAACACAAGGAGGGCGACCGTAAGCGTTGGCGACGTGAGGTTACCGAGAAGGAACGCAAACGTTACGAAGGCGTCTGGGCCTCTAATAAAGGGCTTCTCATCCCTCCCGATCCCAGTGGAACCGGGCCATGGCCACCTAATGCCTCGGATATGGTTTTCAACCTGGTAGTCCGGGAAATTTGGTCCCGCAGTCGCCTACCGGAGATGATTTTGGAGCAAGTGTGGGATTTAGTCGATCACCAAAACATTGGACTTTTGGTGCGTGAGGAATTTGTGGTCGGAATGTGGTTGATCGACCAGTTCTTGAAAGGACACAAGCTCCCTGTGCAAGTTCGGGATAGTGTCTGGGATAGCGTGCGGTATGCTGCGGGTATTAAGCTCCCCCTTGGGAAAGGCAAGGCCCACGCTTAA